In Macaca fascicularis isolate 582-1 chromosome 15, T2T-MFA8v1.1, one genomic interval encodes:
- the NXNL2 gene encoding nucleoredoxin-like protein 2 isoform X1 encodes MVDILGGRHLVTRKGAAVEAEAALQNKVVALYFAAARCGPSRDFTQLLCDFYTALVAEARRPAPFEVVFVSADDSSQEMLNFMRELHGTWLALPFHDPYRHELRKRYNVTAIPKLVIVKQNGEVITNKGRKQIRERGLACFQDWVEAADIFQNFCG; translated from the exons ATGGTTGACATTCTGGGCGGGCGGCACCTGGTGACCCGTAAGGGCGCGGCGGTGGAGGCCGAGGCGGCGCTACAGAACAAGGTGGTGGCACTGTACTTCGCGGCGGCCCGGTGCGGGCCGAGCCGCGACTTCACGCAGCTGCTCTGCGACTTCTACACGGCGCTGGTGGCCGAGGCGCGGCGGCCCGCGCCTTTCGAAGTAGTCTTCGTGTCAGCCGACGACAGCTCCCAGGAGATGCTGAACTTCATGCGCGAGCTGCATGGCACCTGGCTGGCGCTGCCCTTCCATGACCCCTACCGGCA tgagctgaggaagAGGTACAACGTCACAGCCATCCCCAAGCTTGTGATTGTGAAACAAAATGGGGAGGTCATCACCAACAAAGGGCGGAAGCAGATCCGGGAGCGGGGGCTGGCCTGCTTCCAGGACTGGGTGGAGGCGGCCGATATCTTCCAGAATTTCTGCGGTTGA
- the NXNL2 gene encoding nucleoredoxin-like protein 2 isoform X2 — translation MVDILGGRHLVTRKGAAVEAEAALQNKVVALYFAAARCGPSRDFTQLLCDFYTALVAEARRPAPFEVVFVSADDSSQEMLNFMRELHGTWLALPFHDPYRQNGVCCPDWNVEALTRLTAALTCAQASLPPQPFEWLGL, via the exons ATGGTTGACATTCTGGGCGGGCGGCACCTGGTGACCCGTAAGGGCGCGGCGGTGGAGGCCGAGGCGGCGCTACAGAACAAGGTGGTGGCACTGTACTTCGCGGCGGCCCGGTGCGGGCCGAGCCGCGACTTCACGCAGCTGCTCTGCGACTTCTACACGGCGCTGGTGGCCGAGGCGCGGCGGCCCGCGCCTTTCGAAGTAGTCTTCGTGTCAGCCGACGACAGCTCCCAGGAGATGCTGAACTTCATGCGCGAGCTGCATGGCACCTGGCTGGCGCTGCCCTTCCATGACCCCTACCGGCA aaatggagtctgttgcccagactggaatgtagaGGCActaacacggctcactgcagccttgacctgtgctcaagcgagcctcccacctcagcctttcgagtggctgggactatag